TTCAATTCATCAACATATTCTTTACTGGACACAGGAAAGAAACAGTGAAGCTTGCCTATAATAGTTGTGTCCAAACTCAGCTGTCATTGATCTTCCAGATAGAAGATTCACCTGAGCCAGTTTGGAATCTACAGTTTTCACTAGGTCAGCCAAGTTTAGTAAGACGAAGATCTCCATTTATCTTTATTGTGTCAATTGCTGACAGCGTTTCAATACGATGGTAAAAATCAAAAAGCTGATGTCCATCCACAAATACTCTAAAACGTGGGTGCTCACAAAGTATTTCaacctgtaaaaaataaaaatgatgaacCAGGTTCACAGTGTAACTGGAGTGCTTCATTTTCCCAGGGCACAAATGTCACTCAGTTATTCTTTACATAACTGTTGGCCATTTTATTACTGAAGCACCATGTACCAGTGAGGGTATCGTGGCCAAAGTCTGCTTTCCATTACTCTCATACATCTGGAGTTACTTCACAGAGATCATTGAGGTTACTCTAGATGTACAGTAGTACAGTCAGAAGCATATTGGATCCCAGTCCTATTGTTCTGCACACaaaagttccactgacttcaatgggaattcccAGTTTGGAATAATGGCAAAAACAGGCCCCATATGCTAAGTAACATGTAATTACAGAGGGATAGATCATGCCTCCAGGGTCACGTGTGGATTTCTACTCCCTCCTgtgcagaataagaagtaggatgaccagacagcaaatgtaaaaaatcggggcaggggtggggggtaataggagcctatataagaaaaagacccaaaaatcgggacatctggtcaccctaataagAAGGGTAGTTGCTTCCACAGCACTACCCTTCCCTTCAAAGGATTCTCTGGGTGTTGAAATTCATGAGAGGGGAAGAGATTAGGGACTGGTTAAGCTGGAGCAGGTAAAGGATAGTACCATACTGGGTGTGCTTGGGGTCAGGGAAGGATGCACATCATCTCCCCCTACTGCCCTATGGAGACACCTTGAAAAAAGTGATGTAGCCTAGTGCTGAATCATCTGTTCTGCACAGCATTGTCCATGGTGATTACTCACATTTAAGGGAATCCCTAATCTAGCTGCAGTCAGAGGGAGTCACGGAGCCATATTGCCAGGAAGCAGGGATGTGAGATTGCTGGGGGCACAGAGTAGGTCCATATGATCCTGGCCATCCATATCTGGAGGATCTCCAGGGATCTGTGTCTAATCAGGATTTTTAAAGCTTAACAGGAGCAAATAAAGCACCCACAGGCTTTCTGGGGTCTTGTGCAAAATCAGACAGACAGTGCCTGAAGCATGCTTCCATAATCTACCCCGTGTGGAAGACTGTTAGCTTTTTGGGTTGGAGGATGATTATCTTGGGGCAGGATGGTTTGGCAGTTGGTCAGAGTTGGCATTTGTTTTGGGGGTCAGACAGGCTTTATTACTAGGGAGAGGAGCGAGGCCTTTTCTGGATTAGCTGCATGGagaaggcagcctgcctgcctttcTTCTCTGTGCACTTTGAGGTTGCTGAGAGCAAGGCCCTGTGCAGAGGCATTGTTTGTTGGCCACGATTAGCAAAGATGTCTTCATGTAATCATAAAAATTAGAAATGGGAAAGTATATTAGGTCAatccagtccatctccctgccagtgcaggattgttcaaACTGCTACATCTTTACAttgtataagattttttttaactccagGGTACAGAATTACtaatgattatatatatattttaatctatTAACACAATGGGCCAAAATCAACCCTGGCGTAACTCCACTGGGGACAAACAGTTACACCAAGGCTGAATAAAGCCCTCTTTAACTATAAAAATTACAAACACTATGTCCACTATGATTTTACAGCCTATTTGGGAAAATATTCTACAGCTGCAAGTATGAGCATATGCATGAAAACACACAACAGCTGATCAATACTTTAATGCCTTTAGGTCTGTTAGTTGTTACCGTAACAGAAGAAATTCTTGTACCTTAATGTGATTTCTgaacatgcacacaaaaatgtTTTGCACTATCACATCAAGTAACACCTTGTCAAATATGATGTATACTCTTCGGCTGGTGGTACTCACCCTAAATGGCTGGTCTGGAATAAATGGAAAGTAAGGAATCGATGATTGTTCTTCGCCCCATTCGCCAGATACACAAGAGTTTCTGAGGAACTGTTTGTCTGTAAATACAGCTTTCAGTTCAATGGCTACATCCGCAGGAGGATCTTCTGATTCCCCACATGTCAGACTGATGTCAAAGCTGAAATAGGAATAAAACGGCTCTCACTCGCCAAGAAAGAAGCAAACAAATCCAAAATGCAGCAGCATGCCTGATTTCTAAGCTTATTCAACAAGCCTATCTGAATTTGTAACGGGAAATGGCTAGTCCCCAAAGTTGAGAAAGGGACCATGACAcaatatacatctgatgaagtgagctgtagctcacgaaagctcatgctcaaataaattggttagtctctaaggtgcctcaagtactccttttctttttgtgaatacagactaacacggctgttactctgaaacaatataCACTGTGCTCTTATATTATTCTCTAAATTGTGTCCTCCTTTAAAATGTTGGGAAACAAAACGATCCTTTTAAGAAATGCCCCCTCTATGGGTCAAAGGAGAAATCAGCACTCTATAATCTCTGATAAAAATAGCTGTCTTCAGAAATGATGGATGTTTTTTGGGCAAATTCTCATCATGGGAATGTAGTACTTTCTTGGAGCTCTTCATTGGGAAAATGCAGACAGGACTGGAGCAGCCCTGCCAACCAGAAGCAAGCTCTGCCTCTGTGTTATTACCTCTCAGGGTTGAGATCCACCATGCCCATAACTAAGACCTTCTTTCCTGGCCTCATTCCTCCTTTGATGTGTCCACAAAATGGGACGATCTGGAAAAGAACAGCCGGGAATCAGAGGGAGGAACCCTCAAGCTGGAAACAgactgggccaaatccagaccacaaGCACAATTATAGGAAAGGGAAGGGTAGTAAGTCAAAACAATTTACCAGCCGTGGAAAATACACATCTGCTTGCACTGGAGATCCCAAGGAGTTGTTTAAATGTCCGTCCTCTATTTTCTAAAgaggaaacaaacacacactgagACAGAGAACTCACTGCTCCTTCTGTGCATTTATTACTGAGCCTGCCTGTGACTGGGACGGTCTGCAGCAAACAACAGCTTGGGAAAGTCTCTCTGCAGCTTGCCAATTTAATTTCAAGTCACCTCCTCAATATGGTCCATATTCCGAACTCCTTTGCAAAACAAAGGGTGTTTCCTGCTCTCCGAGGGTGCTTCTCTTAAATTCCCAGCAAGTGCTCAGGCTCAAATTCAAAAGCCAGATGTCGAGCCCAGGCAATATTTAGCTATGCACATAGTCTGTCCCCCGACCCCGCTCCTCGCCCCTACCAATGCCCAGCTGCATGCAGGAACATTCACACGCACCCCAGGATCGTCCCTCTggagagatgggggagaggggaaagagagccACACCAGGGGATGGGTTACCTCCCCCCATTCAGCCCTCCAGCCCAGCCACCGCATCCGCCCTGACCACAACACACCCCTAAGCCGCAGCCTGCCTGGCCGGCTCAcgggcgggggggctgctgctgccgcgGCGGGCGCTGCTCACAGGTATGCCGGAGACACGGCGGCCGGCGTCCCGAGCGGCGCTGGGCGCCCAGCGGCTCCGTCCCAGGGGTGGGGGCGCTGCATGGCCCCCGGagcggagcagggcagggcagggcccccCCGGCAGCAGGCAGGAAACGGGCCACTTACCAGCGCGTCCCTCTTCGCCACCGATCCCGCCATCTTGTTGAATCGGTGCAGTTGTGAAGGCGCAGGCGGCCGGTGCGGGGCCGGAGCGGGAAAGGGGGAGGGCGCGGGACGCAGCTCCGCGCAGGGCTGACCCGGccgagggagggggcgggggctcggcGCTGGACCCGGAGCAAAGCCCGCCGGCCCGCGTGCAGCCAGGCGGGCTGGTGCCGCAGCAGGGGAAGTGGCAGCGGCGGCGGCAGGCGGCATATAAAGCCCTGCCCCGGCCGTGGGGCAGCCCGAGGGCAGGGGCCGGGTGGGGACTCGGCGGGGTTGTTGCAGCTTGTTCCACTCGCCTGGCTCTTGACGCAGAGAGTCGGGAGGGGGCCGGGGGCCGTGCGGCGAGCTGGGAAGGGCAGGCGAGCAGCTGAGAGCCAGCGCCGGGCTCCCGGGGGCCTCCTGCCTAGGATGAGGGCCCCATGGAGAAGGGGCGCTTGGTTCAGCTCCTGAGGGAGAGCGGGGGCTGGATTTCACACGCTCCAGCGGTCAGGGATGGGGGCCTCATGTTGGGCCCCGCCCCCAACCGTCTCCTTTGTCTCCTGGGCTTCTCCCAAGCCAAGACCCCGAATCTGAACACCCTCCAACCTGTTATGGCCCACCTCTGCGCCTGGGGTTGGGCCAGAAGTTTGCAAATAGCCCCCGTGTTTGTACTGGGCCACATCAAAAGCCCAGATCCAAACGTGCCTCGAGCTTTGGGGTCTCGGAAGCTGGGATTCCGACGTTGTGGCTTCTGcgcagggtctgtctacactaagaaattaggtcgaatttataaaaGTCGAATTTTACACAGTCGGTTGTGTGTCCCCCCctacttaagaccattaagtcggcagagtgtgtccacagtaccgaggctagcgtcgacttctggagcgctgcactgtgggtagctatcccacagttcccgctgtctccgccgcccatttgaattctgggtagaaatcccagtgcctgatggggcaaaaacatggtcgcgggtggttctgggtacctGTCGTcaggcccctcctccctcccttcatgaaagcaagggcagacaattttttcacgccttttttcctgggttacccgtgcagacggtataccatggcaagcatggagcccgctcagctcaccgtcaccgtatgtctcctgggtgctggcagacgtggcactgcattgctacacagcagcagctcattgccttgtgacagcagacagtgcagtatgaccaGTAGCCGTCCTcgttgtctcctgggtgctcttggctggCCTCGGTCTGGTTGGTCAGGGCACCTGGGTggacatgggtgctcctggcagacctctgTAAAGTCTGTCAGGGGTGCCTGCatataaatgggagtgactcaggtcattctcttctttaagttttgtctaatggagattcagtcctgcctggaatattggcagagggatagctcagtggtttgagactTGGCCTACttaaacccagcgttgtgagctcactccttgagggggccattctgcctcaggctgctctcccagccagcctagcccttcctccatgaaagcaacggccgacaattgtttcgcacctttttccatgcgggcgccatattgctgtcagcaccGTCCTCCAGCATTgctgcttccactgccactctgctctctcgctcacgccataccacggcaagcatggagcccgctcagatcactgcggCAGTTGTGACCACgctaaacaccacgcgcattatcctgcagtatatgcagaaccagaacctgcaaaagcaggcgagtaggcgacgGCAGCgtggtgaggagagtgatgaggacatggacacagacttctctcaaagtacgggacctggcaatttggacatctggtggcaatggggcaggctcatgccgtggaatgctgattctgggcatgggaaacaagcacagactggtgggaccgcatagtgttgcagttctgggatgattcccaatggctgcgaaactttggTATgcttaagggcactttcatggaactttgtgacttgctttcccctgccctgaagtgccagaataccaagatgagagcagccctcacagttcacaagcgagtggtgcttgcaacgccagacagctaccggtcagtcgggaatcaatttggagtaggcagatctactgtgggggctgctgtgatgcaagtagccaacgcgatCACTGAGCTACTGCTattaagggtagtgactctgggaaatgtgcaggtcatagtggatggctttgttgcaatgggattccctagctgtgatggggcgatagacggaacgcatatccctatcttgggaccggaccaccaaggcagcca
The genomic region above belongs to Caretta caretta isolate rCarCar2 chromosome 3, rCarCar1.hap1, whole genome shotgun sequence and contains:
- the LGALSL gene encoding galectin-related protein, which produces MPPAAAAATSPAAAPARLAARGPAGFAPGPAPSPRPLPRPGQPCAELRPAPSPFPAPAPHRPPAPSQLHRFNKMAGSVAKRDALKIEDGHLNNSLGSPVQADVYFPRLIVPFCGHIKGGMRPGKKVLVMGMVDLNPESFDISLTCGESEDPPADVAIELKAVFTDKQFLRNSCVSGEWGEEQSSIPYFPFIPDQPFRVEILCEHPRFRVFVDGHQLFDFYHRIETLSAIDTIKINGDLRLTKLG